In Cryptomeria japonica chromosome 10, Sugi_1.0, whole genome shotgun sequence, a genomic segment contains:
- the LOC131044280 gene encoding protein TIFY 6B yields MKKEVGTVTDKSAMERESVVARDFLGLNHARNNPSGDSQAQIESQRDGSKAHYKENVSLANISLQWPYSKKAAALQQFISFKNLQEGSKKSSFEPLSNSGFHPISTVDAFDLNNRSTAASQTFNLDPVARSATESGNYHFGQNGSPSRPFSVSRVMYSAQAVDDRAAQGYNIQEGRMFPCSNYSLSVSNSGIPAYFNGHQATAPSPLMSKQFHGMPLAGQHSFMPILGASASTSIPGSAPSVPEKPAGAQLTIFYAGSVNVYDDVPADKAQAIMFLAGNGNSCSGKTTTLQPQSSTISMSLSTVGHVKQAASLGPSPLNALPATNPQANPPKSQTTVQSQTSQSTTPILSSTRDPDVIQTNASSNNQHETPKVNASGSTSTSIMSRAVPQARKASLARFLEKRKERVITKAPYPTKNSAEESSNSDKSLSPKCSATPTSVDGCKSQHEFIPKSEEKGSQPWQGEAVKMEI; encoded by the exons ATGAAGAAGGAAGTTGGTACAGTCACCGATAAATCTGCCATGGAAAGGGAATCAGTCGTTGCAAGGGACTTTTTGGGTTTGAATCATGCCAGAAACAATCCTAGTGGGGACTCACAAGCTCAGATAGAATCCCAAAGAGATGGGTCTAAGGCCCATTACAAAGAAAATG TATCCCTGGCAAATATATCTTTGCAGTGGCCTTACTCAAAAAAAGCAGCTGCACTGCAGCAGTTCATTTCTTTCAAGAATTTGCAGGAAGGATCGAAGAAGAGCTCATTTGAACCACTTTCCAATTCCGGATTTCATCCTATATCAACTGTAGATGCTTTTGATTTAAACAACAGAAGTACAGCTGCTTCTCAG ACCTTCAATCTTGATCCTGTTGCAAGGAGTGCTACAGAGTCTGGAAACTACCATTTTGGGCAAAATGGGTCACCGAGTCGACCTTTCAGTGTTTCCCGTGTTATGTATTCAGCTCAGGCAGTTGATGATCGGGCTGCTCAAGGTTATAACATTCAGGAGGGTCGAATGTTTCCCTGTTCAAACTATTCACTCTCTGTCTCTAATTCAGGAATCCCTGCATACTTCAATGGACACCAAGCGACAGCCCCATCTCCTCTCATGTCAAAGCAATTTCATGGAATGCCCTTAGCAGGACAACATTCTTTCATGCCTATTCTTGGAGCCTCTGCCAGCACCTCAATCCCAGG GTCTGCTCCTAGTGTTCCTGAAAAGCCAGCAGGTGCACAACTGACAATATTCTACGCTGGGTCTGTAAATGTGTATGATGATGTTCCGGCAGACAAG GCTCAAGCAATTATGTTTTTGGCTGggaatggaaattcttgttctgGAAAGACAACCACTCTACAACCTCAAAGCTCAACAATTTCAATGTCACTGTCAACTGTCGGGCATGTTAAGCAAGCCGCTTCTTTGGGCCCAAGTCCATTAAATGCATTGCCTGCAACAAATCCACAAGCTAATCCGCCAAAGTCGCAGACTACTGTTCAAAGTCAAACTAGCCAATCTACTACTCCAATATTGTCTAGCACTAGAGATCCTGATGTAATTCAAACTAATGCTAGTTCTAACAATCAGCATGAAACTCCAAAGGTGAATGCGTCAGGGTCAACATCAACATCTATTATGTCAAGAG CTGTACCTCAAGCTCGCAAAGCATCACTTGCTCGATTTCTTGAGAAACGCAAAGAAAG GGTCATTACAAAAGCACCTTATCCAACAAAGAATTCAGCAGAGGAGTCCTCTAATTCGGACAAGTCTCTCAGTCCTAAGTGTTCAGCTACACCTACATCTGTAGATGGATGTAAATCCCAACATGAATTTATACCAAAGTCAGAGGAAAAGGGGTCACAACCATGGCAAGGAGAAGCTGTGAAGATGGAGATTTAA